CCAGGTCGGACCTTGGCGCTTATCCTTAAGGACGGTGAGCTCGCACGAAAACCGGCCATCGGCTAGCCGCTTCCGCCGGGCGGCAACCCTGAGCGAGACGAGCGGACCCAGCGACGGAGCCGCATCTCCCTTCATTGTGAGGCAGAGGAGGGCGGTCTGATACTTGTGCGCCAGCCCCGCCAGACGGGTCTGGAGTGGGACAGGCACGTCGCACCCGCCTGTGTGCGGCGCGCGGGCAGGTGCAGACAGGTCGAGTACGACCAGGCCGAAGGCGCCAGACCGAACGAGCTGATCTGTAGCGCGGGCCACAGCCCTGCCATCAGGAACCCG
The DNA window shown above is from Candidatus Methylomirabilis tolerans and carries:
- a CDS encoding DNA recombination/repair protein RecA — translated: VLQAQQQNEPVAWIARNDSLFYPPDAAEDGIDLDALTIVRVPDGRAVARATDQLVRSGAFGLVVLDLSAPARAPHTGGCDVPVPLQTRLAGLAHKYQTALLCLTMKGDAAPSLGPLVSLRVAARRKRLADGRFSCELTVLKDKRQGPTWRYAEVCHGPAGLR